The DNA window TGGGCCTCGGTGCAGTGTGGGGTGAAGAAAAGGCGCTGCAGATGCTAGAGGAAGCTGGATTCAATAGCGTAGAGATTAAGCAACTTGAGCATGATTTCCAGAACAATTTCTACGTTATCAAGAAGGTCTGAATCATGTGCCAAATTTGTCGCTTAGGACAACGCCATCATCCATCCCGGCGTCCCGCATCTTTGTTAGATACAAGTCAGTTCTCAACCCTGGTGGTCACTGACCGTCGCCGAGATTCGATCTCTCCCTCACCTCCGCCTTCTGCGCTTAGGGAACTATCAATCGTCCTGACAAGTGGTACTACACCTGTTCAAAACGCTTAGCGAGAGTCAGGTAATCGCAAATCGGAGTATAACCATGAGTCAAAAAGAACTTGAACAAATCATCACCCAGCTTCAAGACCTATCCTGGGGCAATACCCTGGCCGAGATGCGGGCAAATTTCACCAGTGGGTTTTCAATGCCAGCCCATCCCACGGCTGAAGTTCAACCTATGACCGCCAGTGGCGTTACGGCGGAATGGATTACCTGCCCAAACAGCAGCACAGATCGCGTCATTTTGTACCTCCACGGGGGCGGCTTCATCATGGGATCACTAGCAGCCTACCGCCGTCTTGCTAGCGATCTAGCTGCAGCCGCTGGTGCCAGCGTTTTACTTCTGGACTATCGTCTCGCACCTGAAAATCCCTATCCAGCAGCTCTAGAGGATGCCCTAACTGCCTACCGCTGGTTAATCGAGAACCAAAACTTCCAGCCCAAGCAAATTTCTATTGCAGGAGACTCGGCAGGCGGAAATCTTGCCTTGGGGCTACTACTCTCCCTCAAGGAGAAAGCAAGGCCACAGCCTGCCTGCGCTGCCTTGCTTTCTCCCTACTGCGACCAGACGAGAACCGGATCAACGATGGTGAGCCATGCTGATAGAGATCTGATGGTCACGGCTCCTCTGCTGGATACTATTGCAGACTGTTACGCTCCGGGAAAGGATTTAAGATCGCCCCTCCTCTCACCGCTGTATGCCGATCTCTTTGGCCTGCCTTCACTGTTGATTCATGTAGGGGCAAGCGAGGTCCTTCTAGATGACGCCTTGCGATTGGCCCGTCAAGCAGGATTAGCAGATGTGCCAGTCACGCTCAAGGTCTGGGCAGACATGATCCACTGCTTCCATTTGTTTGCACCTGTACTTGAGGAAGGACGAGTGGCGATCGCCGAAGCAGGCGCGTTTCTATCCAAGAGAGAGGTATTAGACGACACATTACTATAATCCCTTTGGGCAAGATATTAGGCACCCTAGATTCAGGAGTTACACATCAGTCCTTCGTATAACCAAAGTTAGGTCGCTCGTGCTGTCTGCAGAGACATAATTGAAAACCACTTGACCAAGGTAAGAAATTTGCAAAGGTAGTTCGTTCAACATCACTAAAGGAGAGAAAATTGCGAACACTAACATACTACGTAGCTTGTAGCGTTGATGGATTTATTGCCCATGCTGATGGTTCGCATGATGGATTTTCCCAAGACAGTGAGTATTTCGCAAGTCTATTTGCCTTGTTTCCAGAAACGGTTCCATCTCATCTACGTAATGCAATGGATGTTAAAGGTGACAACAAATGGTTTGATACTGTCTTAATGGGGCGAAAGACCTATGAGGTGGGTTTGAAAGAAGGCGTTACGAGTCCTTACTCGCATATGAGGCAGTATCTTTTTTCTCGCAGCACAGAAGAAAGCCCAGATGAAAATGTTCAACTCATTTCAAAGAATACTATTGACTTTGTCCAAACGTTAAAGAGTGAGACAGGTAAAGGGATCTGGCTTTGTGGAGGAGCGAATTTGGCAGCCGAACTTTTCGAAAATCGGTTGATTGATCAACTAATTCTCAAGATAAATCCTTTTTTAATGGGTTCGGGAATTCCACTTTTTTCTGGGGCGATTCAGCAGACAGATCTAGAACTTACTGATCGCAAGATTTACAACAATGGAGTCTTGTTACTTTACTACAGAGTGAAGTGCTCAGATGAAGACCGGGTCAACGATGGCGAGCCATGCTGATAGGGATCTGATGGTTACGGCTCCTCTGTTGGATGCCATTACAGACTGTTAAGCTCCGGGGAAGGACTTGCGATCGCCCCTCCTCTCACCACTGTATGCAGATCTATCTGGCCTACCTCCGCTCTTGATTAATGTCGGAGCAAACGAAGTCAATGACGCTTTGCGCTTTGTTCGTCAGGCGGGATTAGCTGATGTTCCGGTTATGCTTAAGGTTTGGGCAGAGATGATTCACTGCTTCCATCTGTTTGTACCTCGGTTGGAAGAAGAAAGAATTGCGAACGCCGAAGCAGGCGCATTCTTCAAACACTATTGTTTACCCTTGAATAGCTATGGACAACAAAGGCGATCGCCAATACGCCAGAAGACTGAACCAGAAGAGATGATGCAGGTCGCGTCGATGCTAAGCAAGCCACTGTATTACAGACGAGATTTTGCTCTCTGAAAGAGGGTTAAGCCTGAAGGAATTGCCTTTCAAATTAAACCTTAGTTGAAGCCGCTCTATTGTCAGAGCGGCTTTTTTCTGAACATCTCGGGAATGCTTCAGAAACGCTTTTGGGACGCTTCAGAAACGGTAGGTTAATTATTCTGATTTCAGTTGAGTTGAGAGAGCCATATATACCTCTTTCAGCAATGGTAAACACAACCTAAATAACTAGGAGAAATCATGAAACGTCAACTTATCGCACTTAGTCTTTTAACTGCGTCAGTTTTGCCATCTGTTATGGCACAGGTGCCTGCTAATGCCCTAACTAATTTCACGATTGATGAACAAGAAGGTCGCTCAAAAAATATTGGAACATTAAAAGATAATTCTCAATACATTCTTAGAGGAGTCTTTGGTGGAAATCCTAGTGATACAAAAGATTCTTTTTCATTCTTTGTTCCAAAGAGAGGGACATATACGTTTGTCTTT is part of the Acaryochloris sp. CCMEE 5410 genome and encodes:
- a CDS encoding alpha/beta hydrolase; translated protein: MSQKELEQIITQLQDLSWGNTLAEMRANFTSGFSMPAHPTAEVQPMTASGVTAEWITCPNSSTDRVILYLHGGGFIMGSLAAYRRLASDLAAAAGASVLLLDYRLAPENPYPAALEDALTAYRWLIENQNFQPKQISIAGDSAGGNLALGLLLSLKEKARPQPACAALLSPYCDQTRTGSTMVSHADRDLMVTAPLLDTIADCYAPGKDLRSPLLSPLYADLFGLPSLLIHVGASEVLLDDALRLARQAGLADVPVTLKVWADMIHCFHLFAPVLEEGRVAIAEAGAFLSKREVLDDTLL
- a CDS encoding dihydrofolate reductase family protein; amino-acid sequence: MRTLTYYVACSVDGFIAHADGSHDGFSQDSEYFASLFALFPETVPSHLRNAMDVKGDNKWFDTVLMGRKTYEVGLKEGVTSPYSHMRQYLFSRSTEESPDENVQLISKNTIDFVQTLKSETGKGIWLCGGANLAAELFENRLIDQLILKINPFLMGSGIPLFSGAIQQTDLELTDRKIYNNGVLLLYYRVKCSDEDRVNDGEPC
- a CDS encoding alpha/beta hydrolase, translated to MRSPLLSPLYADLSGLPPLLINVGANEVNDALRFVRQAGLADVPVMLKVWAEMIHCFHLFVPRLEEERIANAEAGAFFKHYCLPLNSYGQQRRSPIRQKTEPEEMMQVASMLSKPLYYRRDFAL